Genomic DNA from Methanobrevibacter wolinii SH:
TTATTTATTTTTAATATTTTTTGTTTTTATTTTATTAAATTTTATATTACTTTATTTTAAAACTTTATTTTATTATTGTTTTTTGTATTTTTTTCTTTCTTATATTTTAAAAAATATTCATAATTTGATTTATTATATTTTATTTCTTATTTTAAGATATTAAATTAATTTATATTAATTTTTATTAAAAAAACAATAAGTTTATATTAAATAAAAGACATATCATTTATAATTATATTAAACATAATATTTTTTTATTATATATTTTTTATATCTTTATAAAAAGTTATTTTATTTAATATTCTAATGTATATAATTTATTTAAGTATATTTTATTTTTAATAGCTTTTTATAAATCTTACAATTAAATTTATTATTTATTCGGTGAAAAATAATGTTTTCAGAAAAAATTCAAAATGCAAAAAGAGGATACACATATGACGACTTTCTTCTAATGCCTAATGCATCTCCTGTAGAGGCTAAACAAGTAGACACTAGTGTTAAATTAAGTGATAAAATAAAACTTAATATTCCTATTATGAGTGCAGCTATGGATAATGTAACTGAATCTGAACTTGCAATTGCTCTTGCACAAGAAGGTGGAATTGGTGTTATTCATAGAAACAAAACATTAGAACAAGAAGTTGAAGAAGTTAAAAAAGTAAAAATGGCTGAAGACATTACTATTCGTGATGTAGTTACTATTACTCCTGATTCAACAGTTCATGAAGTTCAAAAACTTATGGATGATCAATCAATTAGTGGACTTCCAGTTATGGATGGAGATACCATTATTGGTATTATTAGTCGTAGGGATGTAAATCCATTAATGAAATCAGGTACTGATAGAAAAGTAAGTGAAGTCATGACTTCAGACGTTGTTACTATTGATGAAAATACTTCTGCTGAAGAAGCTTTAGATATTGCATATGAAAATAAAGTTGAAAGGCTTCCTGTTTTAAGTGAGGGTAAACTTGTAGGTATTGTAACTATTCGTGATATTCTTAATCATAAAAAATATCCTGATGCTGCAAGAGATAAAGATGGAAACTTATTAGTAGCTGCTGCTGCAGGACCATTTGATCTTGAAAGAGCTATGGCTTTAGATGAAGCAGGTGCAGATATTGTTTCTATTGATTGTGCTCATGCTCATAATTTAAATGTAGTTAAATTTGTTAAAACTATGAAAGAAAATATAGATGCAGAATTATGTGTAGGTAATATTGCTACTGCTGAAGCTGCTGAAGATTTAATTTCACAAGGTGCAGATGCACTTAAAGTAGGTATTGGTCCTGGTTCTATTTGTACTACTAGGATTGTAGCTGGAGTAGGTGTACCTCAACTTACTGCTGTTTCAGATGTTGCTGATGTTGCTAAAGATTATGGAATTCCTGTTATTGCTGATGGTGGATTAAGATATTCTGGTGATATTGCTAAAGCTATTGGTGCAGGTGCAGATTGTGTAATGCTTGGTAAATTACTTGCAGGAACTTATGAATCTCCTGGAGAACTCACTGTAATGAATGGTAAAAAATACAAATCTTACCGTGGAATGGGTTCAATGGGTGCTATGACTGGCGGTTTCGGTGGAGGAGCTGACAGGTATTTCCAAGAAGTTAAAGGAAATATGAAACACACAAAATTAGTTCCTGAAGGAGTCGAAGGTGTAGTTCCTTATAAAGGTACTGTATCTGATGTTATTTTCCAATTAGTTGGTGGTTTAAAAGCATCTATGGGTTATTGTGGTGCTAAAGATATTCCTACTATGAAAAAAGTTGCAAGATTTGTAAGAATTACTCAAAGTGGTATTAAAGAATCACATCCACATGACCTTATAATTACTAATGAAAGTCCTAATTATCCAAATCTTGAATAATTTACTTTCCTTACTTTTTTTATATTATTTCTATTTTAACTTTTTATTTTTGTAGTTTTTATTAGTTTTTTTCTTTATTTTTATTTTTAAGATTTTTTAAGGTTTTTTTAAGATTATTTTTCTTGTTTTTAGTGTCTTTTTATTTTTAAGGCTTTTTTAAGTATTTTTTTTATTTTGGTTTATTTTTGTTAGTTTTTTTTATTGGTTTTTTGTTTTTAAGGTCTTCTTTTTTGTTTTTAAGATTATTTTTAGTTTTTTCAAATATTAATTTAAAAATATTTAATAAACTTTTTTAAATAATTTTTTTATAATAATTAATATATTTAATTAAACAAATAGTATAGTAATTATTTAAAATGGGTATTAAAATGAAGTCTTGTATATTATTATGTGGTGGAAGAAGTAAAAGAATGGGTAAAGATAAAGGATCTATGAGGATTCATAAAAAACCAATGATAATACATATACTTGAATCATTAAATAATGAAATTGATGAACTTATAATTGTTTTAAATAGTGAAAAACGTATTAAACAGTATAAGCGATTAATTAGACAGAAAGATTATAATTATAAAATATATTTTACAATTGATGAAATACCTGATAAAGGACCACTTGTAGGTATTATGACTGGATTAAAACATATTCACTCAGATTATGCTCTTGTACTTCCTTGTGATTCACCATATATTGAAACTGACTTTGTATATACTATGTTTGATACTCTTGAAATTTTAACTGAAACAAAGGATGAAGAAATTAATGCTGTTGTTCCATATCATTTAGGACCAATAGATGCAGAAACAATTAAAAAAGCAGAACCATTACATTCTATATATAATAAAAATTTTATTCCAATAATAGAAGAGTATATAAAAAGAGATATTTTAAGAGTAAGGGTAATAATGAGGAATCATAAATGTTATTATATTCCTATTGATAATCATTTAATTAATGAAATTAACTTTAGAAATTATAATAGACCTACAGATATTGATGATTAATATTTAATTATTAATTTTTAAATTTACTATAAAAATTGTTTTTAATTATTAATTTAAATTTTTTAAGTTTAACATATCTTAATTTGAGAATTTATTATTAAAAATTTTATAATGAAAAAATAGAATTATACTAAGTTTAATCATGAAAAATTAAAAATCAAAACTTAAAATTTTAATAAAAAAGATATAAATCTATAAATTTTAATTTTAAAAACTTAAAACAATTTAAAAAGAATTTAAGACTTGAAAATTTAATGAAAGAATAAAAATATTTTTAAAGTAAAAAATATATAGTATATTATAGTAAATGTATTGGAGTTAAAACTATGAAATGTAATAGTTGTATTTTTAGAAAAATTATAAAAAATGGTAATAAAACACAACAAATTTGTGGATATACTGGAATTCAAATTGATCCTGTTTATTCTTGTGAAAACTGGCAATTAAAACCACGTCATAAATCTAGATTACAAAAAAACACAAGAAAAACTTTCAGAGACTATTAAATAAGTAATTTTTAAATTACTTATATATTTTTTTAAACTTTTTTTAACTAAAAATTTATAAATTTTTAATAATATTTTTTTTATCATATTGGAGATATTATAATGATAGTTATTGCTATAACAGGTGCAAGTGGTGTTACTTTAGGATATCGATTATTATGTGTTTTAAAAAATTTAAATATTGAAACAGGTTTATTAATTAGTGATGCTGCTAAAACAATAATTGATTATGAATTAAACGAGCCTGTAGAAAATATTATTAAATTAGCAGATAATTATTATGAAACTGATGATCTTACTGCTAGTATAAATAGTGGTTCATTTAAATTTGATTCATTAGTTATTATACCATGTTCTATGAAAACTTTATCTGCAATTGCAAATGGATATGCAGGAAACACAATTACTAGAGCTGCAGATGTTGCATTTAAAGAAAGACGTAAAGTTATTATAGTTCCTCGTGAAACACCACTTAGAACAGTTCATTTAGAAAACATGACTAAATTATCAAAAGAAGGTGCAATTATATTACCTCCAAATCCAGGATTTTACTCTAATCCTAAAACTGCAGATGATATTATAAATTTTATAGTTGGTAAGGTTTTAGATTCCCTTGGAATTGATAATAATTTATATAAAAGATGGGAATAAATTTATAATATTTAATAAGATTCAATTGTAATTAAGAAGGGAAAGATAATGTTTGAAGATTCAGATTTTATTAAAAACTGTGAAGTTCCAGGTCCAACAAAAGAAGTAATAAGAGCATTACTTGTTTATGAAGCAGATATTAAAAAAAGTGATGTAGTTGTTGATATTGGTTGTGGAACTGGTGGATTAACTGTTGAATTTGCATCAAGAGCAAAACAAGTTTATTCAATTGATAAAAATCCTAATGCAATAGAAGTTACAAAAGCAAATTTAAATAAATTATTAAAAACTGAAGAAAATGTAAGTTTAATTAATGATGATGCAGTAAATGCTCTTGAGAATATTGATAATATAGATATTGCAATAATTGGAGGAAGTGGAAAAGAACTTTATCCAATACTAGATTTAGTTGATGAAAAATTAAATTCAAAAGGAAGAATATTTATTACTGCAATACTTTTAGATACTAAAGTTGAAGCAATTGATAAATTAAAAGAATTAGGTTATAATCCAAAAATTATGGAAATTAATGTTTCTAAAGGAAGAGTTTTAGATCGTGGAACTCTTATGAAAGCTGAAAATCCAATAAGCATTATCTCAGCACATAAACATTAATTATTTAAAATTATATTTTTTAATTTTTTAAAAACTATTTTTTTTAATTAAGTAAATTATATTTTAAACTTAAATGTCTTTAATAGACATTAATTTAAATAATTTTAAGACTTATTTTTTATAATTTTAAGATTATAATCAATTTTTATAATAACTTTTGTTGATCAAAGTGTGTTGCAGTAGGTATTTTATCTGTAAACTCTGGAAGATTAATATAATTTTCAATTTCAACTTTTTTTAGTTCCTCTTTGTTTTCTTTAGGAGCATATAATGCAATATCTGGATAATTAAATCTTGCTTTATTTAATGCTTGAACAATTGAAGATACTTCATTTAAATGGTATAAATCATCACCAATTGCAATTTGTGTTTTCATTTCATCAAATTTAGGATATTCTGGTAAATCTATAAATATGTAATTTTTATCTATATTATAATCCTCAGCAATTTCTCTTTCTGCTTTTCTTAAATCTCTTTCTTTAATTTTGAATATATCATTAGGTTTTTGAAATCTGCTTAATTTAATGGTTTTAATTCTTTTAAATAATTGTCTATTTTCTAATCTTTGTATTATATCTTTAGTAAATTCATTTTCACTATTTTTACATTTCCAAATCATTTCACTATCATCATAAATACTAAGTTTTTTAGGATCTATTTTACTGGTTTCAATAAATTTATTTAATGCTCTTCTAAACATTGCATTTATTATTCTTGTTGTATGATGTTGATATACACTTGGATACATAAAGTATCGTGCTACAAGCATTGACTCTGCAGCTTGAACACCTTTTATATCTAATACTAAATATTTTTCTAATTTTAAATTTGTAATTATTCTATCTACATCAATTACACCATAAGCTACACCAGTATAATGTGAATCACGTATTAAATAATCCATTCTATCTACATCTAGTTCACCAGATATAATAGGTCCAAGTTTACCTTTACCATTAATGATATCTACGATTTTATCAAGATTATAATTTTCACTAAGTTTAGTTGATATTGATGTATTTTTAATAACGAATGCTGTAAGTTCTTCATGTTTTACATCCATTACTGATTCAGAAACATGAGAAAATGGACCATGACCTATATCATGTAACATTCCTGAAAGTCTTACAAGTTGTATTTCATCATCTGTTAAATTAAGTTCTTCTCCAAGTAATGAAGCTAAATACATTGTACCTATACAATGTTCAAATCGTGAATGATTTGCTCCTGGATAAATTAATGATGTGAAACCTAATTGTTTTATACGTCTAAGTCTTTGAAATTGTGGATAATCCATAATTTCCTTTTCAAGCTCAGTTATTGGAAGATCTCCATGAATACTGTCTCTAATAAATTTACTATATTTTAACATTAAAACCACATTGAAAATTTTATAAAAATTTTATTGGAATATTTTTTAAGATTAATGACTTTAACTTTGAAATTACAATTTAGTTTTTAGTTT
This window encodes:
- the guaB gene encoding IMP dehydrogenase; this encodes MFSEKIQNAKRGYTYDDFLLMPNASPVEAKQVDTSVKLSDKIKLNIPIMSAAMDNVTESELAIALAQEGGIGVIHRNKTLEQEVEEVKKVKMAEDITIRDVVTITPDSTVHEVQKLMDDQSISGLPVMDGDTIIGIISRRDVNPLMKSGTDRKVSEVMTSDVVTIDENTSAEEALDIAYENKVERLPVLSEGKLVGIVTIRDILNHKKYPDAARDKDGNLLVAAAAGPFDLERAMALDEAGADIVSIDCAHAHNLNVVKFVKTMKENIDAELCVGNIATAEAAEDLISQGADALKVGIGPGSICTTRIVAGVGVPQLTAVSDVADVAKDYGIPVIADGGLRYSGDIAKAIGAGADCVMLGKLLAGTYESPGELTVMNGKKYKSYRGMGSMGAMTGGFGGGADRYFQEVKGNMKHTKLVPEGVEGVVPYKGTVSDVIFQLVGGLKASMGYCGAKDIPTMKKVARFVRITQSGIKESHPHDLIITNESPNYPNLE
- a CDS encoding molybdenum cofactor guanylyltransferase; its protein translation is MKSCILLCGGRSKRMGKDKGSMRIHKKPMIIHILESLNNEIDELIIVLNSEKRIKQYKRLIRQKDYNYKIYFTIDEIPDKGPLVGIMTGLKHIHSDYALVLPCDSPYIETDFVYTMFDTLEILTETKDEEINAVVPYHLGPIDAETIKKAEPLHSIYNKNFIPIIEEYIKRDILRVRVIMRNHKCYYIPIDNHLINEINFRNYNRPTDIDD
- a CDS encoding UbiX family flavin prenyltransferase — protein: MIVIAITGASGVTLGYRLLCVLKNLNIETGLLISDAAKTIIDYELNEPVENIIKLADNYYETDDLTASINSGSFKFDSLVIIPCSMKTLSAIANGYAGNTITRAADVAFKERRKVIIVPRETPLRTVHLENMTKLSKEGAIILPPNPGFYSNPKTADDIINFIVGKVLDSLGIDNNLYKRWE
- the cbiT gene encoding precorrin-6Y C5,15-methyltransferase (decarboxylating) subunit CbiT, encoding MFEDSDFIKNCEVPGPTKEVIRALLVYEADIKKSDVVVDIGCGTGGLTVEFASRAKQVYSIDKNPNAIEVTKANLNKLLKTEENVSLINDDAVNALENIDNIDIAIIGGSGKELYPILDLVDEKLNSKGRIFITAILLDTKVEAIDKLKELGYNPKIMEINVSKGRVLDRGTLMKAENPISIISAHKH
- a CDS encoding HD domain-containing protein, with translation MLKYSKFIRDSIHGDLPITELEKEIMDYPQFQRLRRIKQLGFTSLIYPGANHSRFEHCIGTMYLASLLGEELNLTDDEIQLVRLSGMLHDIGHGPFSHVSESVMDVKHEELTAFVIKNTSISTKLSENYNLDKIVDIINGKGKLGPIISGELDVDRMDYLIRDSHYTGVAYGVIDVDRIITNLKLEKYLVLDIKGVQAAESMLVARYFMYPSVYQHHTTRIINAMFRRALNKFIETSKIDPKKLSIYDDSEMIWKCKNSENEFTKDIIQRLENRQLFKRIKTIKLSRFQKPNDIFKIKERDLRKAEREIAEDYNIDKNYIFIDLPEYPKFDEMKTQIAIGDDLYHLNEVSSIVQALNKARFNYPDIALYAPKENKEELKKVEIENYINLPEFTDKIPTATHFDQQKLL